In Bdellovibrionales bacterium, the following proteins share a genomic window:
- the recN gene encoding DNA repair protein RecN has protein sequence MLVELKVSNFAIIGSLSLQFQPGLNILSGETGAGKSILLKSLALLMGDKSHADSVRSGAEFATIEGAFDLEDRSDVIDRLHELGIDTSDDQLVIRRLISPQGRSRVYLNGGLTALNSLREIVTPLLEVNGHYGAPLIEMTGQHDNRHLYSKSYHLDILDRFAGTWELRKEVQTKYGELKAISQRFQEFKEDRLKRDERLSFLTFQRDELSQLNIEPGEEDELQSRFNRAKNSNRLADFCSQSEESLYGDDDSVLVRIHRVLQRGQEICAIDEHLIKKLEPLQSAKALIEEAVYEFREYGRSLEIEPGELQNLEERISHCRRLMKKYGGNVAHLIEKLTQVVSEINSLENFDESLAKFEQKERELTVALRILAEELHAKRVKASVPLSKQVNKELFDLNMKGVLFGVSIAQLPKPSPTGISDVEFTTSSGANDGPRPLAKFASGGELSRILLALKRVVGLSDLPRTYLFDEVDAGVSGMTAEKVGRKLKSIAKGQQIICVTHLPQVAAFADHHFFIHKSPGKAKIEVEVKYLDKSDDRIGEIARLISGEKITKTSRDHARQLLQDSEASI, from the coding sequence ATGCTAGTCGAACTGAAGGTCTCAAACTTCGCAATAATTGGATCTCTTAGCTTACAGTTCCAGCCTGGATTAAATATTCTCAGCGGTGAAACGGGGGCCGGAAAATCAATTTTACTTAAAAGCCTCGCTTTATTGATGGGCGATAAGTCCCACGCTGATAGCGTACGAAGTGGAGCCGAGTTCGCCACAATCGAAGGAGCCTTTGACCTCGAAGACCGATCCGACGTCATAGATCGCCTGCATGAACTCGGAATTGACACCTCCGACGATCAGCTCGTCATTCGACGGCTGATTTCACCGCAGGGACGCAGCAGAGTCTATTTAAATGGCGGCCTTACGGCTCTAAATAGTTTGAGAGAAATTGTTACTCCCTTGCTTGAAGTGAATGGCCATTATGGAGCCCCCTTAATTGAAATGACGGGACAGCATGACAATCGTCACCTCTATTCAAAGTCCTACCATCTTGATATTTTAGATCGCTTTGCTGGAACTTGGGAATTGAGAAAGGAAGTCCAAACCAAATATGGTGAGCTGAAGGCCATAAGTCAGCGTTTCCAAGAATTTAAAGAGGATCGTCTCAAAAGAGATGAACGCCTCAGTTTTTTGACCTTCCAAAGAGATGAACTCTCTCAATTAAATATTGAGCCGGGAGAGGAGGACGAATTACAATCTCGATTTAATCGCGCTAAGAATTCCAACCGGCTCGCTGACTTCTGCTCACAAAGTGAAGAGAGCCTCTATGGCGATGACGATTCAGTTTTAGTTCGAATCCATCGAGTTTTGCAAAGGGGTCAGGAAATTTGTGCCATCGATGAACACTTGATTAAAAAGCTCGAACCTCTCCAGTCGGCGAAAGCTCTTATTGAAGAGGCCGTTTATGAATTCCGCGAATATGGGCGCAGCCTTGAAATCGAACCGGGAGAACTTCAAAATCTTGAGGAACGAATTTCGCATTGTCGCCGACTCATGAAAAAATATGGGGGAAACGTTGCCCACCTCATCGAGAAACTCACCCAGGTCGTGTCTGAAATTAATTCCCTAGAGAATTTTGATGAGTCTCTGGCAAAATTTGAACAGAAGGAAAGGGAGCTGACCGTGGCTCTCAGGATCCTCGCAGAAGAACTTCATGCCAAGAGAGTTAAGGCGAGTGTTCCCTTGAGCAAACAAGTCAACAAGGAGCTCTTTGATCTTAATATGAAGGGAGTTTTATTTGGAGTCAGTATAGCTCAACTCCCAAAGCCCAGCCCAACGGGTATCAGCGACGTTGAATTCACGACCTCATCTGGGGCCAACGACGGACCTCGACCGCTGGCAAAATTTGCCAGCGGCGGTGAACTCAGTCGGATACTTCTCGCTCTCAAAAGAGTTGTAGGGCTTTCTGATCTTCCCCGGACCTACCTGTTTGACGAAGTCGACGCTGGAGTCAGCGGCATGACCGCTGAAAAAGTGGGAAGAAAACTAAAATCCATTGCAAAGGGCCAACAGATCATTTGTGTCACACACCTTCCTCAAGTGGCGGCCTTTGCTGACCATCACTTTTTCATCCATAAAAGTCCTGGAAAAGCAAAGATAGAAGTAGAAGTCAAATATTTGGACAAGAGTGACGACAGGATAGGAGAAATTGCACGTCTTATCTCGGGCGAGAAGATAACCAAAACGAGTCGAGACCACGCCCGCCAATTGCTGCAAGATTCAGAAGCATCGATTTGA
- a CDS encoding UDP-2,3-diacylglucosamine diphosphatase: MSIKALFISDLHLVDPDDERTRIFLNFLGRLVGREECTHLFLLGDIFDLWIAHHSYFVDRFRPIIEQFQRLQSAGIELHYFEGNHDLYLRDYWQNQLGVVVHSGPCYFTLDGLVLRLEHGDQMDPEDKGYIFLRWFLRTPVLKWLAYHLSGKIIVKIGEKASRKSRQYTGQVRRQCDLLAKQKMFSHAVRTFSERPFDILIAGHLHVKEDKQITLPGGVIHLFNLGSWLESPQVLKISN; the protein is encoded by the coding sequence TTGAGCATTAAGGCCTTGTTTATTTCTGATCTTCATCTCGTTGATCCAGATGATGAGCGGACCAGAATATTTTTGAATTTTTTAGGTCGTCTGGTGGGAAGAGAAGAATGCACCCACCTTTTTCTTTTGGGGGATATCTTTGATTTATGGATCGCCCATCATTCTTATTTTGTTGACCGCTTTCGCCCTATCATTGAGCAATTTCAACGCCTTCAGAGCGCGGGTATCGAATTGCACTATTTTGAGGGGAATCACGATCTTTATTTGAGAGATTATTGGCAGAATCAGCTCGGGGTAGTGGTCCACTCCGGTCCGTGCTATTTTACCTTGGATGGATTGGTCCTCCGGCTAGAGCATGGTGATCAAATGGATCCCGAAGACAAAGGATATATTTTTTTGCGCTGGTTTTTGAGAACCCCTGTTTTAAAATGGTTGGCTTACCATCTTTCCGGCAAAATAATTGTAAAGATTGGTGAGAAAGCCAGTCGAAAGAGCCGTCAGTACACAGGTCAAGTGAGGCGACAATGCGATCTTCTGGCAAAACAAAAGATGTTCAGTCATGCGGTCAGGACCTTCTCTGAGCGCCCTTTTGATATTCTCATAGCCGGTCATTTGCATGTAAAGGAAGACAAACAGATAACATTGCCTGGTGGTGTTATTCATCTGTTTAACTTGGGAAGCTGGCTTGAGAGTCCCCAAGTTTTGAAAATATCGAATTAA
- the ftsZ gene encoding cell division protein FtsZ, with the protein MFELEENTSVGACIKVIGVGGGGNNAVQTMIEGGLTGVEFVVANTDRQALSANRAEKKINLGSELTKGLGAGANPEIGKRAAIESYNDIVETLDGADMVFVTAGMGGGTGTGGAPIVAKIAKELGALTIGVVTRPFFFEGKKRKRHADLGIQELKENVDTLIVIPNQKLLSVSSEKTPLLETFKKADHVLLQAVKGISDLINIRGLINLDFADIRTVMAAKGMAIMGSGVALGENRAVEAATAAISSPLLENIAIDGATGIIINVTGGSNLTLWEVNEASTLITEAAHEDAEIIFGAVIDEEMGDEVRVTVIATGFGEDNQTTIVSDQIMRLQALAEAQVNQVNAMGQRLMDQMESRTIAQVSVSAEVEMRSQASTAWHQSQQAPPALPEERIEKLTPLSEDEGLDQSQSAEAQTNSGGDLEGTERPRLPRDILLAKAKAYRESQAKNPSHQPEQLSMDVEDEGDALAAARRLAREMARSPFDSETLEVPSYLRKKQHSDEQNSDGI; encoded by the coding sequence ATGTTTGAACTCGAAGAAAACACCAGCGTCGGAGCTTGCATTAAGGTTATAGGTGTCGGAGGTGGAGGCAACAATGCCGTTCAGACGATGATCGAAGGTGGTCTGACGGGCGTTGAGTTTGTCGTTGCTAATACTGACCGTCAGGCTCTTTCTGCGAATCGGGCGGAAAAGAAAATTAATTTGGGGTCGGAGCTCACTAAGGGACTAGGTGCTGGAGCTAATCCTGAAATTGGTAAACGTGCGGCGATCGAATCTTACAATGATATTGTAGAGACTCTTGATGGTGCCGACATGGTTTTTGTCACCGCAGGAATGGGTGGAGGAACAGGTACAGGTGGGGCTCCCATTGTGGCAAAGATTGCCAAGGAATTGGGAGCATTGACAATTGGCGTGGTGACCCGCCCCTTCTTTTTTGAGGGCAAAAAGCGCAAACGTCACGCGGACCTTGGAATTCAGGAACTTAAGGAAAACGTTGATACTCTCATTGTGATTCCAAACCAGAAGTTACTTTCTGTTTCGAGCGAAAAGACGCCCCTACTAGAGACCTTTAAAAAAGCTGATCATGTATTGTTACAGGCTGTGAAGGGCATTTCTGATCTGATAAATATACGTGGTTTGATCAACCTGGACTTTGCTGATATCCGCACGGTCATGGCTGCCAAAGGCATGGCGATCATGGGTTCCGGAGTTGCGCTTGGGGAGAATCGTGCGGTTGAGGCGGCGACAGCGGCGATTTCTTCTCCGCTTCTTGAGAACATTGCAATTGATGGAGCCACCGGAATCATTATCAATGTTACCGGCGGCTCGAATTTGACTCTTTGGGAGGTAAATGAGGCTTCGACTCTCATTACAGAAGCTGCCCATGAAGATGCAGAAATTATTTTTGGAGCTGTCATTGATGAAGAAATGGGCGATGAGGTGAGAGTTACAGTTATTGCGACAGGCTTTGGCGAGGACAATCAAACTACAATTGTCTCGGACCAAATTATGCGCCTGCAAGCCTTAGCAGAAGCCCAGGTTAACCAGGTGAATGCAATGGGGCAAAGACTGATGGATCAGATGGAATCTCGCACCATAGCACAAGTCTCAGTGAGTGCTGAAGTCGAGATGAGATCTCAGGCCTCAACTGCGTGGCATCAGTCGCAACAAGCGCCACCGGCTCTTCCTGAGGAAAGAATTGAAAAACTGACTCCACTTTCAGAGGATGAGGGGCTTGATCAGAGTCAGAGCGCAGAGGCTCAGACGAATTCTGGAGGCGATTTAGAAGGCACAGAAAGACCGCGGTTGCCTCGCGATATTCTTCTTGCTAAAGCCAAGGCCTATCGTGAGAGTCAGGCGAAAAATCCCTCTCATCAGCCGGAACAGTTAAGTATGGATGTCGAAGATGAAGGAGATGCTTTGGCTGCGGCGAGGCGCTTGGCGCGAGAGATGGCTCGCTCTCCATTTGATTCTGAGACATTGGAGGTTCCATCCTATCTGCGCAAAAAGCAGCACTCAGATGAGCAGAACAGTGATGGCATTTAG
- the ftsA gene encoding cell division protein FtsA, translated as MAKVTKKSHVVTGLDIGTTKVACVVGVVGVSGGLDIVGVGVAANPGMRQGIVINIEATVEAIKKAREEAELMSGMSVSSEVWLSIGGTHIESFDSSGMVAIRHHEVTADDIDRVIEAAKAIVIPTDRQVLHVLPKDYKIDGQDGISDPIGMSGVRLETSVHIITGNASAVQNAIKCTERAGLQVRGLVLQQLASALAVATEDEKSLGCTVIDIGGGTCDMVSFVQGSVAHTAVIPVGGNNFTHDVAMGLRTTQMSAENLKRKYGCALAELVPAEEAIEVEAVGGRKSRSLPRRELCEVVEARAEETLQLLRTELSKMDFFKKIGSGLILTGGGSLLPGLVEMGDFIFDVPVRKGAPDRVGGLTDVVRCASFATGVGLVLYGLRQEKHRATEVAVAVKTNVSFADVTKKIKDYFVSVF; from the coding sequence ATGGCAAAAGTGACTAAGAAGAGCCATGTTGTGACCGGTCTTGATATCGGTACGACAAAGGTGGCTTGTGTCGTTGGTGTGGTGGGGGTTTCTGGCGGGTTGGACATTGTTGGAGTTGGAGTTGCTGCCAACCCGGGTATGCGCCAGGGCATAGTTATCAATATTGAGGCGACTGTCGAGGCGATAAAGAAAGCTCGTGAAGAAGCAGAGCTGATGTCCGGCATGTCAGTTTCGTCGGAGGTTTGGTTGAGTATTGGCGGTACTCACATCGAGTCTTTCGATTCAAGTGGAATGGTGGCGATACGACACCATGAGGTCACAGCCGATGATATTGATAGAGTGATTGAGGCCGCCAAGGCGATCGTAATTCCCACGGACAGACAGGTTCTCCATGTGCTTCCCAAAGATTATAAGATTGATGGCCAAGACGGAATCAGCGATCCTATTGGTATGTCAGGAGTCAGATTAGAGACGTCTGTGCACATCATTACGGGCAATGCATCGGCCGTTCAAAATGCAATTAAATGTACCGAAAGGGCGGGGCTTCAGGTTCGGGGATTGGTATTGCAGCAGTTGGCTTCAGCACTTGCTGTTGCCACTGAAGATGAAAAGAGTCTTGGATGTACCGTCATTGATATTGGTGGTGGAACCTGCGATATGGTCAGTTTTGTCCAGGGTAGTGTCGCTCACACCGCAGTGATTCCTGTCGGGGGTAATAATTTTACTCACGATGTTGCGATGGGTTTGCGGACGACTCAAATGAGCGCTGAAAATCTCAAAAGAAAATATGGTTGTGCTTTGGCAGAATTGGTGCCCGCTGAAGAGGCAATCGAAGTGGAGGCCGTAGGTGGGCGAAAGTCCCGAAGTCTTCCTCGTCGAGAGTTGTGCGAAGTCGTCGAAGCAAGAGCCGAGGAAACTTTGCAGCTTTTGCGGACTGAATTATCTAAAATGGATTTCTTTAAAAAAATAGGGTCCGGACTGATTCTAACCGGTGGCGGGAGCCTATTACCAGGTTTGGTGGAAATGGGCGATTTTATTTTTGATGTGCCGGTTCGTAAAGGTGCTCCTGATCGAGTTGGCGGTCTGACGGATGTGGTTCGTTGTGCGAGCTTTGCAACCGGAGTTGGTCTTGTTCTTTACGGATTGAGACAGGAAAAGCACAGGGCAACAGAGGTGGCGGTCGCGGTCAAGACGAACGTTTCTTTTGCAGATGTAACAAAAAAAATTAAAGATTATTTTGTGAGCGTTTTTTAG
- a CDS encoding FtsQ-type POTRA domain-containing protein, whose translation MAKWSRKLLSGTAGFLIASTMGVGTYWAIQGPWFGIEQIEIEMDPVSGQDVLFQRIQGDLRKKYQLFNGKKLWEVSIQDLRSLAEKDSRVKRASVSRRFLDGILVQIRPRDPVLGLVDNRGRVYPVANDASLLPDLPPEEAPDLPYLRGSEFFKKSEMRSKAVSLIAQIPPQGLISVASISEIHFLPKEGFHFILRQKGIRVLIGDSIPRIKLSHVEQVLNYLTEHQIDGRVIDARFSKKVVVRLRNQP comes from the coding sequence GTGGCTAAATGGTCGAGGAAGTTGTTGAGCGGTACAGCAGGATTTTTGATTGCCTCGACAATGGGAGTTGGTACCTATTGGGCAATCCAGGGCCCTTGGTTTGGTATTGAGCAAATAGAGATTGAGATGGATCCAGTCAGTGGTCAGGATGTTCTGTTTCAGAGAATTCAGGGAGATTTAAGGAAAAAGTACCAATTATTTAATGGCAAGAAGTTGTGGGAAGTATCCATTCAGGATCTTCGCTCTCTTGCAGAGAAGGATTCGCGAGTGAAACGCGCCTCTGTTTCTCGCCGATTTCTGGACGGCATTCTTGTGCAAATTCGACCTCGCGATCCCGTGTTGGGCTTGGTAGATAACCGTGGCAGAGTGTATCCAGTGGCCAACGATGCCAGTTTGCTGCCGGACCTGCCTCCTGAAGAGGCGCCGGATCTTCCTTATTTGAGGGGATCCGAATTTTTCAAGAAATCAGAAATGCGTTCCAAAGCTGTGAGCCTAATTGCGCAAATTCCTCCACAGGGGTTGATCAGTGTTGCCTCAATATCTGAAATACACTTTCTCCCCAAGGAGGGATTCCATTTTATTTTAAGACAAAAAGGGATTCGGGTGCTGATTGGCGATAGCATTCCAAGAATTAAGCTGAGTCACGTAGAGCAAGTGTTGAACTATCTAACCGAACATCAGATTGACGGACGCGTCATTGACGCCAGATTCTCCAAGAAAGTTGTTGTCAGGCTGCGTAATCAACCTTAG